One window of the Burkholderia sp. FERM BP-3421 genome contains the following:
- the pcaC gene encoding 4-carboxymuconolactone decarboxylase produces MDDEQRYEAGLTVRRAVLGDAHVDRSLANRSAVTTEFQDLITRYAWGEIWTRDGLPRHTRSLLTIAMMVALNRAEELALHLRAARNNGVTRDEIKEVLLQAAIYCGVPAANSAFHLAEKIFSEQDAA; encoded by the coding sequence ATGGATGACGAACAGCGATACGAAGCCGGCCTGACGGTGCGGCGCGCGGTGCTCGGCGACGCGCATGTCGACCGCTCGCTCGCGAACCGCAGCGCGGTGACGACCGAATTCCAGGACCTGATCACGCGCTATGCGTGGGGCGAGATCTGGACCCGCGACGGGCTGCCGCGCCACACGCGCAGCCTGCTGACCATCGCGATGATGGTGGCGCTCAATCGCGCGGAGGAGCTGGCGCTGCATCTGCGCGCGGCGCGCAACAACGGCGTGACGCGCGACGAGATCAAGGAGGTGCTGCTGCAGGCCGCGATCTATTGCGGGGTGCCGGCGGCGAATTCCGCGTTCCACCTGGCCGAGAAGATTTTCAGCGAACAAGACGCGGCCTGA